In Halorientalis sp. LT38, a genomic segment contains:
- a CDS encoding ArsR/SmtB family transcription factor, with protein MTTNPRPRRHDHTTTLESPAEKRPSGKSGQDHPEEFLDLFGDEYTRLVLEAVLEEPMSGADVADATGISRATAFRRLNELVDYGLVATSQYLDTDGGHHHKQYCAVIDRFSVTFDEDGLQIVVETESTAERQSPVPTRVPADD; from the coding sequence ATGACGACAAATCCACGACCCCGGCGACACGACCACACGACGACGCTCGAGTCACCAGCGGAGAAGCGACCGTCCGGAAAATCCGGGCAGGACCACCCGGAGGAGTTTCTTGACCTGTTCGGTGACGAGTATACCCGACTGGTGCTCGAAGCGGTCCTCGAGGAACCAATGAGTGGTGCGGACGTTGCAGACGCAACGGGCATCTCCCGAGCCACAGCGTTTCGGCGACTCAACGAACTCGTCGACTACGGACTCGTAGCGACGAGTCAGTATCTAGATACCGATGGTGGGCACCATCACAAACAATACTGTGCTGTGATCGATAGATTTTCCGTCACGTTCGACGAAGACGGACTCCAGATCGTCGTCGAAACGGAGTCAACGGCCGAAAGACAGTCACCAGTCCCGACTCGCGTTCCGGCAGACGATTGA